ACCCTGAACTTTATCACTTAAATCTTTAGAATTAATAGATTCTTCAATTTTCAACTTTGCTGATTTTATTTTATAGTTTCAGCTAAATTATATGCCTCTGCTAACAACGGAGTATATTGAGCCGTAGCACCAGCATTGGCGTCCAACCCAGCTGAACCTATTTTTTCTCAATATCTTTAGCAAGATTGTCTACTGATTTAACTAAAGTATGAACTTCTTTAACACTTACTGCAAAAGTACTAGCCTCTTTTATCTTTGCACTTATTTTTGCCAAATCAAGTACTGTTCCGTCAGACTTTGCCACTTTGAAGCCCTGGGCCTGCATTATTACAAGGAATAACATAAGAACATAAAATTTGAGAGCTTAATAAAAATTCTTAAAAAAATAATTAACCAA
Above is a genomic segment from Borrelia hermsii DAH containing:
- a CDS encoding Vsp/OspC family lipoprotein; translation: MQAQGFKVAKSDGTVLDLAKISAKIKEASTFAVSVKEVHTLVKSVDNLAKDIEKK